The window CAAAGCCGAGAGATGTCCGGGTTGTCCTTGAGCACGTCCGCGCACTTGGCCTCGGTGAAGAAGTCGATCTCCACCGCCGGATAGCGGTCCTTGAGCATGCGGATGAGCGGCGTGGCCAAGATCACGTCGCCGATCTGGCGCTGCTGGCAGATGAGGGCCCGCCTGGGGGTGAAATCCTGGGGTATGGGCTTGGTCATGGCGTCGTCCTGGAAGGTTTGTTTCCTCATCGGCCCAGGTCAGGCGTCCTTCCCGGGACACGTCATTCTCGTATGTGCGCCGTCCAGCAAGTCGTCGATGGTCGGCAGAGGCCGGGCCTCCACATAGAGCTGATAGGAGAAGAGCGGCAGCCGGAGCCTGATGAACAGGCTGTTGAGCCGTAGGAGCAGGCGGCTTGTTGCGTTATCGCCGATGGCCTTGGGGTAGGGGGCCGGGATGCCCCGCACCGCTTCCACCGAGTAGCCCCGCTGCTGCAGCATCGTCTTGAGCGACGCCAGGGTGAAGAGCCGGGTATGGGTGAAGTCCAGAATGCCCACTTTCCCGTAGTTGAAGGATCCGAGGAGCATGCGCAGTCGGATGATGAAGAAGGCCACGTTGGGAACGGTGATGATGATGCGCGGCTTCTCCATGCCGTGCAACGAGGATCTGAGGTCGTCGAAGAACTTTTCCGGCGATGCGAGATGCTCCACGACGTCCAGCAGAAGGATGCAGTCGTAGGACGTCGCCGGCAGGGGGAGCGGGGTCGCATTGAGGTCGGCCCGCCGCAGGGTGATCCCCTCCTCGTCGCGGTCGTTGATGGTGCTGTCCAGGCCGGTCACGCGGCAGCCTTTTTTCGCCAGTTCGCGGGCGATCAGTCCCTGGCCGCAGCCGATGTCCAGGACCGTGCTGTCCGACGGCACGGCTTCCAGGGCCATGGTGTGCGAGGACGGGTAGCTGAGCTTGAGGGAGTAGTCCGGCTCCGAGACGATTTCGTACTTCCGGTCATAGGCGATGGACGCCTGGTGCAGCTTGCTGGAGAGCGTCGTCAGGACCACGTCGAGGGCGTATTTCATCCCGTTGACGTGGCAGACCTCATCCCCATAATGCGTGGGGATCGGAAGTTCGGCGATGCGCAGGCCCTTGAGCAATAGCTGGATGATGATCTCCGTGTCGAAGTGGAAGTCGTTGGAATTGCGTTCGAAGGGGATGGAGGCCAGGGCCTTCGTGGAATAGATGCGAAATCCCGTGTGAAATTCGCTGAAGCCGGTCTTGAGCAGCCAGTTCTGGAGCTTCGTGAGGATGATGTTGCCGAGGAACTTGTACAGGGGCATGCCGCCGCGCAAGGCGTCCTTGCGTTTGAGCATGCGCGATCCGAGCACCGCGTCGGCCTCTCCTGCGAAGATCGGCTTGGACAGGTCTTCCACGAATTCCGGCGGATACTGGCCGTCGCCGTGGATCAGGGCGACCACGTCATAGTCGTTGCGCAGGGCGTAGGTGTAGCCGATCTTCTGGTTGCCGCCGTAGCCGACGTTCATGCAGTTCCGCAGCACTTCCAGGCGTATTCCGGGATGGG is drawn from Desulfovibrio aminophilus DSM 12254 and contains these coding sequences:
- a CDS encoding bifunctional glycosyltransferase/class I SAM-dependent methyltransferase, encoding MSDRHLDKLLVFIVAYNAEKTLAPVLDRIPASLLEGGCGILVIDDASQDETFRVGLEYKRTHPGIRLEVLRNCMNVGYGGNQKIGYTYALRNDYDVVALIHGDGQYPPEFVEDLSKPIFAGEADAVLGSRMLKRKDALRGGMPLYKFLGNIILTKLQNWLLKTGFSEFHTGFRIYSTKALASIPFERNSNDFHFDTEIIIQLLLKGLRIAELPIPTHYGDEVCHVNGMKYALDVVLTTLSSKLHQASIAYDRKYEIVSEPDYSLKLSYPSSHTMALEAVPSDSTVLDIGCGQGLIARELAKKGCRVTGLDSTINDRDEEGITLRRADLNATPLPLPATSYDCILLLDVVEHLASPEKFFDDLRSSLHGMEKPRIIITVPNVAFFIIRLRMLLGSFNYGKVGILDFTHTRLFTLASLKTMLQQRGYSVEAVRGIPAPYPKAIGDNATSRLLLRLNSLFIRLRLPLFSYQLYVEARPLPTIDDLLDGAHTRMTCPGKDA